A section of the Streptomyces xinghaiensis S187 genome encodes:
- a CDS encoding cupin domain-containing protein codes for MDANTEPVNLTDALASFTEVYSPRIVTRVNDYDVRIAHVEGEHVWHVHEDTDEFFLVLDGRFDVALRDADGTERTVELRKGDTFVVPRGTEHKPSSPGGSIMMFEPSGTLTTGDRPEDEIPDNVDSTTGHRLA; via the coding sequence ATGGACGCGAACACGGAACCCGTCAACCTGACCGACGCCCTGGCCTCCTTCACGGAGGTCTACAGCCCCCGGATCGTGACCCGGGTCAACGACTACGACGTACGCATCGCCCATGTGGAGGGAGAGCACGTCTGGCACGTCCACGAGGACACCGACGAGTTCTTCCTCGTCCTCGACGGCCGCTTCGACGTGGCCCTGCGCGATGCCGACGGCACGGAGCGGACGGTGGAACTGCGCAAGGGCGACACCTTCGTGGTGCCCCGGGGCACCGAGCACAAGCCGTCGTCGCCCGGCGGGTCGATCATGATGTTCGAGCCCAGCGGGACCCTGACGACCGGCGACCGCCCGGAGGACGAGATCCCGGACAACGTGGACAGCACCACGGGACACCGACTCGCCTGA